The proteins below come from a single Felis catus isolate Fca126 chromosome A1, F.catus_Fca126_mat1.0, whole genome shotgun sequence genomic window:
- the LOC105260865 gene encoding alanine and glycine-rich protein-like codes for MLDRVYAKATAEASEGPSRDGPGYRTEEGMRTEKHGGGRARSGLRSRGIWRNRAGPEAREGGGPRSGPRRRGRAGAGLAPDAEVGRPARGRSDGRTVQRAALTMSSMVLSSITESGSMAAPAAPPRSPRAAANGPGGGGDGGGGRGGGGYRTHSSCQPARAAGSSALPLGERSTPIEDYSSQQAPGSPQSVVGTRSQHQANLSWHPEAEF; via the coding sequence ATGCTAGACCGAGTGTACGCTAAGGCCACAGCAGAAGCGAGCGAGGGTCCTTCGAGAGACGGGCCCGGATATaggacagaggaaggaatgaGAACCGAGAAGCATGGAGGGGGCCGGGCCAGGTCCGGCCTGAGATCTCGAGGGATCTGGAGGAACCGCGCCGGCCCCGAGGCCAGGGAAGGCGGGGGGCCCAGGTCGGGGCCGCGGCGGCGGGGAAGGGCCGGAGCCGGCCTCGCGCCGGACGCTGAGGTGGGCAGGCCCGCCCGGGGCCGGTCGGACGGAAGAACGGTCCAGCGGGCCGCACTCACCATGAGCTCGATGGTCTTGTCCTCAATCACCGAGTCGGGCTCCATGGCGGCCCCGGCGGCCCCGCCTCGCTCTCCCCGCGCAGCAGCGAACGGCCCGGGCGGAGGAGGCGACGGCGGAGGCGGCAGAGGCGGAGGCGGCTATCGTACCCACTCTAGCTGCCAGCCCGCCCGGGCCGCCGGCAGCTCCGCCCTCCCCCTCGGCGAACGCAGTACGCCGATCGAGGACTACAGCTCCCAGCAGGCGCCGGGGAGCCCGCAGAGCGTTGTGGGAACGAGAAGCCAACACCAGGCTAATCTCTCTTGGCACCCCGAAGCTGAATTCTGA